A section of the Sander vitreus isolate 19-12246 chromosome 19, sanVit1, whole genome shotgun sequence genome encodes:
- the LOC144534366 gene encoding ras-related protein Rab-38 translates to MQHERLLKVLVIGDLGVGKTSIIKRYVHQVFSQHYRATIGVDFALKVLHWDQRTVVRLQLWDIAGQERYGNMTRVYYREAVGALVVFDMTRLSTFQAVLKWKGDLDSKVALSNGTPVPAVLLGNKCDQRSLCPKLPKLENFSREYGFVGWYETSAKDNTNIDAAITCLVKSIMAVEDERASRDATTAGRSEPEGSVLVLPRFDYNTKEKGLSGCSGCPSLKSRDREND, encoded by the exons ATGCAGCACGAGCGCCTGCTCAAAGTCTTGGTCATAGGCGATCTCGGAGTCGGTAAAACGTCCATCATAAAGCGCTACGTGCACCAGGTCTTCTCCCAGCATTACCGCGCCACCATCGGAGTGGACTTTGCCCTCAAGGTGCTCCACTGGGACCAGAGGACGGTGGTGCGGCTACAGCTGTGGGACATCGCCG GGCAGGAACGCTATGGCAACATGACCCGTGTATACTACAGAGAGGCAGTAGGAGCCCTCGTCGTCTTCGACATGACCAGACTGTCCACATTTCAGGCCGTGCTCAAGTGGAAAGGAGACCTGGACTCAAAG GTCGCCCTTAGCAATGGGACACCAGTTCCAGCCGTTCTATTGGGCAACAAGTGTGACCAGCGGAGTTTGTGCCCCAAGCTGCCCAAACTGGAGAACTTCTCCAGAGAGTACGGATTTGTCGGCTGGTACGAAACCTCTGCCAAG GACAACACCAACATTGATGCAGCCATCACGTGCTTGGTGAAGAGCATCATGGCTGTGGAGGATGAGAGAGCCTCGCGTGACGCCACCACCGCCGGCAGAAGCGAACCGGAAGGCAGCGTTCTGGTTCTGCCTCGCTTCGACTACAACACAAAGGAGAAGGGACTCAGTGGGTGTTCAGGATGCCCCTCGCTTAAATCCAGAGACAGGGAAAACGACtga